Sequence from the Planctomycetota bacterium genome:
CGGCGTTCGTGGACCTGGTTCTGCGGGCGTACGGCTCCGGCGTGTAACGGGCGGGCATCGTACGCTTCGGCGGGCTTGGTGTCCTGGATGTCCGGGGAGCGCCTTCGCGTTCACCCCGCCGTGTCATAGTCCCCGATAGATGTCCTTGCGATGGGCAACACGGATGATGTACACGATGAGCACCTTGTCGAGGACCTGATAGACAATTCGATAGTCTCCGACTCGGATTCGATAGGCGTCATCGCTGCCGGCCAGTTTGGTGCTCCCTGCCGGCCTGGGGTTGTGGGCCAGAGCGTCAATCGCGCGAGCGATGCGCCGCCGATGCGGGTGAGGGA
This genomic interval carries:
- a CDS encoding type II toxin-antitoxin system RelE/ParE family toxin: MTYRIEVKPQAEKALARIPHPHRRRIARAIDALAHNPRPAGSTKLAGSDDAYRIRVGDYRIVYQVLDKVLIVYIIRVAHRKDIYRGL